Genomic window (Vitis riparia cultivar Riparia Gloire de Montpellier isolate 1030 chromosome 4, EGFV_Vit.rip_1.0, whole genome shotgun sequence):
TTCGATGTTTAACAATTCCTTCAGTGGCACTATAAAACATATCCATAAGCATTGTCTTTCCTACAGTTTGTAGAGTCATGGCTTCAGTTTAGTTtcttcatatgaaaaaaaatgataaataagttaaaaaagtgaaattaaGCAAGTAATAAAGATTagtagatgatgatgatggcaaCAGTGACTATCTTACTGGTGATAGTGTTGGTGATGAATGATTATAATGATGATTAAAAATCCAATGGAAGGAGAGAAGCTATCTCCTCGGCAATTTATTCTTCTCCAAGAGGGTGGCAtagagtaaaaaaattaaacagtaCAGGCTGTTAAATGGGAATCAATGTTCCAATTTTTGCTGTATGGATGACAAATTATTCCACTTGATCATATTTAACAAGGaaatagaataatataaaataatttttatttcacataTTGTATTTACAGGTAGATATGGGAAAGAGTTAGAAACATACCACTTCCTACACTACCATACAAATATAAACCTTTTGGAGCTGGAGGAGGAGTTGGGCGCCGACCAATTACTGTATCCAACTTCTTTTCTCGATTAAGGTATGAAACCCATTTTCCCACTCCTGGTTCGACATTGTCAGGTTTTTTCCTGAGTCCAACGAAATTTCATTAATACAGAAGCTGAGAAGGGTGACCAAAGAAGAAAGCATAACATGATATAAAATCACAAGATGTCTGTATGGATTTCCATCGGCTAGTTTTGGACATAGTTTACCGATATGAATCTAGAGaatcttccttccttccttcttttctttctttcttaatatGATATTTATTCACAATCTACCTTACAGAAAGGGAGAGAATCTTTAATAATAAGTAAATGTGAAATCTCCAGACTCTCGCTTCCCTACTCCCTGATTTTAAAGCCTGTCATGAAACCTCCCTAAAGCACCCTAAAGATACAGCAATTTAGAGCTTCCACAGCAAGAACAAATGAGTAGGGTGAAAGATGATCCCCTGCCTCTCAGGTTGTAAGAGCTCTGAAAAGAACCCGTGAGAGTCTCATTGATTAACTCTGAAAACCTAGCCATGGAAATGcaaataataatctaaataaCTGCACTGTGATGTTAGGTTAAAATgtaaattgaaattgaattaaCATAGAAGTATTGCCTGCAAATTAAAACAACCAAACATTAGACAACTCATAGCTGAAAGTACCAGTACTTAAATATTTGAGACAAACACAGTAGTTATTATGTCAAATAGAAATCACTAAGataaatttaaacattttcaGATAGGAATTTTGGAAGTGTAGTGTGCCTCACCGAAACATCCATCTCTCAACAAGTCTATTCCGATACTTGCTTACAGTTGTCCCTATGTCTCCCTGTTGTTTGAGCTCAGCTTCCTCCATCAAAAGCCTGCGTCGCTCATTCTCCCTTTCATTCTCCCACTTTGCTAGGGTTACCTTCAACAAGTAGGAAAAAGGATTCAGAATCAAAGAAAATCATTATATGAGAAGATCTAAGTTTTGCAAAAAATATTAGCTGAGACAGTGTGCATCATTGGAATCTAAATTGTACATGATATTCCTCCATCTCTTTCTCATACTGCTCTAACCTCCCAAGTAAATTGTCCAATTCCAGAGCAACTCTTTCCTGGTCAGGATCATGCTGGAGCTTCCCTTGCTCAACTAGATTCCTATAGCGTGTGAGAGGTCCTGAAAGAGAAACATTCATATTTTTTGCAAATATGAATGATATACAATTTAGAGAAACATTCTAAATTTTACATTATACTCTGaaggaaaatcaagaaagaagCATTAGGAACATAAAAGATGCAAAGCTTAAGCAGAATCAAACAAAACCATATAATCAACAAGGATCCAAGCCCGAAGCTCAATCAGTTAGGTTGTCCACCACTCAAGGCAGATTTAATCATATACTCacctatttataaaaaaaactttataaataatttttcaagaggttttataagataataaaaaatcaataaaagttatgaaattggaccaagaaaaagaagaattgcTCCTATAGGAACTTCCCTGGGTAGAATCATTCTCCGTTCTTCAGACAGGAGCTTTCTTGGTTGCCAATATAAAGTTGGCTAAGTAAATCAGtattagcaaccaaacagaactgAACAACTGAATTTGGTGTTGAATGCCTAACCCCTACTTGATAATCTATTTGAGCTTGGGGCTTAGATCCACATACTGACTATATGAGAAGGcttttccacttgaaattcttGCTAAGGTCCTCAAATTGAGTATGCTTTGGTTTTGCCCTCTCAAATTTCTGGCCGGTTCAAGTCCCATGTTCCATTTGAttacaataaaacaaaaaggaaagcaaataaattttgcAGCCCATTTGAGGCCCAACCTTTTATAAGAATcatactttttatttcttttcctacaAACTACTCTGCAACCAGACAGATCCTCATGTTTCCCAGAAAATGAAAACCCTAATAGATCAAAACATTTGTTAAACTAAATTGAGTGGATGCTTTACAGAATATCCAAAACTCCAGCtccttttgttcttattttctCAGCGACCAAatgtaagaaaattattaatccCATAACAGAACACCCTTCTCACACAAACACAATATAGATGCTGAGCTTGTGACAAAACCATCAAATTGACACCATCAATCAacaatcaaggaaaaaaaaaaaactaactgtTTGAACCAATATGACCCAAATAAGGTAACAGAGAGGGGGAAGGAGAACCTGGACGCTTTGGCGAAGAAAGATGGGGATGATCACAGTAAAAGCGAAAcacattgatttgaaatttaggTTTCGGCTGAAGAAACCGTTGGGACATAAAAGAAGAGATTTTCGAAGAGACCCTTCTCATTTTCTGAGCCCGTCTCTCTCCCTAATCAGAATTCAGAAGAATTCAGAGAAACCAAATTGTCAGAGTGGAGTAAAGAGCTCGAAAATGTAGGCGGTGAAGAGTGAACCCAGGTTGTCCACGTCTATCATGTTTGAAATGACGCAGCTATTCactcaaaacgacgtcgttctGTAGACAATGCAAATGCCTCCTTCAGGCCAAGAGGAGAGCCGTTGTGCCTTTTCAAAAATGCGATTCTCATACCTCAAACCAAGGCTTTTACATAGCATAAACGCGTCAAAGCTCAAAACGACGACCCTTCACCATCAATCCAACATGAACCATAGAGCTGTTGAACAACCCTACTTGGATCTCCTCCAAGACTGTAACACTCTTCCCAAACTCGCTCAACTCCATACCCACATCATCAAATTGGGTTTCCAGAATAATCCTTTAGTCCTCACCAAGTTCACTTCTGCTTCGTCCAATCTCGATGCCATCCCCTACGCGATGTCGCTTGTTTTCTCAGTGGAAGATGCCCGTGTCTATGACGCCTTCCTTTTCAGTACTATCATTAGAGCTTACGCTGAAAGTAGTCAATCCAAGCACAAtgctatattttattataacctCATGCTTGGATATGGGATTTCGCCCAATAAATATGCGTTTCCCTTCGTTCTAAAGGCCTGCGCAGGTCTTAGGGACTTGAATTTGGGTAAGGCGGTTCATGGGTCATTGGTAAAATTTGGGTTTGATGATGATATTTTTGTGCAGAACACTATGGTTCACATGTATTGCTGCTGTTCCGGAGGGATGGAGTTTGCTAGGAAGTCGTTCGATGAAATGCCAAAGTTGGACCCGGTTACGTGGACTGCAATGATTGGCGGGTACGCACGTTTGGGCCAGTCTGCTGGTGCTGTTGGGCTGTTTAGGAAGATGCAGATTGCAGGTGTTTGCCCAGATGATGTTACCATGGTTTCCGTTCTGTCTGCTTGTACTGATTTAGGTGCCCTTGAGCTTGGAAAATGGATTGAGTCTTATATCGAGAAGGAAAGGGTTTTAAAAACTGTAGAGCTCTCTAATGCCCTCATAGACATGTTTGCAAAGTGTGGGGATGTTGATAAAGCATTGGGTTTATTTAGAAACATGAGCAAGAGAACAATTGTTTCTTGGACTTCTGTCATCGTTGGCCTGGCTATGCATGGTCGAGGATTGGAGGCCGTTTCTTTATTTGAGGAGATGAAAGCATCTGGGATGGTCCCAGAAGATATTGCATTTATTGGGTTGCTCTCAGCTTGTAGTCACTCAGGTTTAGTTGAAAGGGGCAGGCAATACTTTAGTGAAATGACAAGGCAATTTGGCATTGTACCTAAGATAGAGCACTATGGATGCATGGTGGATTTGTTAAGCAGGGCTGGACTTGTCACTGAGGCACTAGAGTTTGTTGAAAGAATGCCCATTGAGCCAAACCCGATAATCTGGCGAACTCTGATTAGTGCTTGCCGCGTCCATGGTGAGCTCAAGCTTGGGGAAAGCATCAGTAAACAGTTAATCAGAAATGAACCCATGCATGAGTCAAACTATGTGTTACTTTCCAATATCTATGGAAAGATGTTAGATTGGGAGAAGAAATCCAAGATTAGAGTTGCTATGGGGAAGAAAGGGATCCAAAAGGTCCCAGGAAGCACCATGATTGAGCTAGACAATGAAATTCATGAATTTATTGTAGGAGATAGATCACATAAtcaatataatgaaattattaagaTGGTGAACGAGATGGGGAGGGAAATGAAGAGGGCTGGATATGTTCCTACTACAACAGAGGTGTTTCTTGATATtgatgaagaagataaagaagaTGCTTTAAGTAGACATAGCGAAAAGCTGGCTATTGCTTTTGCACTTCTGAACACACCACCAGGATCTCCTATTCGGATTACAAAGAATTTGCGGGTTTGTGGTGATTGTCACTCTGCTTCTAAGTTCATCTCCAAGATTTATAATCGAGAAATTGTGATGAGAGACAGGAGCCGGTTTCACCATTTCAGAGATGGGCAATGTTCATGCGGAGATTTCTGGTGATAAATGAACATCAGTTTTGCGCTTGAGCAACATTCTCTATGAACCCATGTTGTATTGATCAGATAGGATCTAGAGGCTATTACAGAGCAAGGGATTGTGTGCCAGATATCCCTGATGATTATTCAGCAGGTAGTATGGTGGTGTCAAAATTATGGACAAGATGGTGTGATCAAGCAATGGGACAATTCTGTTGCAGTGAAGTTTGATGCAAGCTAATACATAAGGATTTCCAGCAAATGGGTCACATTTTGGAAGAATCTTACAGAATATGCAATTCAAGGTTGGATGGGGTTCTCCTGTATTTATATTCAATAATCACTGTAATGCTTCTACCGTCACTTAC
Coding sequences:
- the LOC117912547 gene encoding pentatricopeptide repeat-containing protein At4g21065-like → MQMPPSGQEESRCAFSKMRFSYLKPRLLHSINASKLKTTTLHHQSNMNHRAVEQPYLDLLQDCNTLPKLAQLHTHIIKLGFQNNPLVLTKFTSASSNLDAIPYAMSLVFSVEDARVYDAFLFSTIIRAYAESSQSKHNAIFYYNLMLGYGISPNKYAFPFVLKACAGLRDLNLGKAVHGSLVKFGFDDDIFVQNTMVHMYCCCSGGMEFARKSFDEMPKLDPVTWTAMIGGYARLGQSAGAVGLFRKMQIAGVCPDDVTMVSVLSACTDLGALELGKWIESYIEKERVLKTVELSNALIDMFAKCGDVDKALGLFRNMSKRTIVSWTSVIVGLAMHGRGLEAVSLFEEMKASGMVPEDIAFIGLLSACSHSGLVERGRQYFSEMTRQFGIVPKIEHYGCMVDLLSRAGLVTEALEFVERMPIEPNPIIWRTLISACRVHGELKLGESISKQLIRNEPMHESNYVLLSNIYGKMLDWEKKSKIRVAMGKKGIQKVPGSTMIELDNEIHEFIVGDRSHNQYNEIIKMVNEMGREMKRAGYVPTTTEVFLDIDEEDKEDALSRHSEKLAIAFALLNTPPGSPIRITKNLRVCGDCHSASKFISKIYNREIVMRDRSRFHHFRDGQCSCGDFW